GCGCAGCCCCGGTACGGTTGTAGCCCAACACGACGGGGCATGTGTCCCATGGGATTCCACGGGTAATGGGGTGAGACCGGTCGATGATCCGGGGTGTAACCCCCTGCATCGCCTCAACCCGGTCGTCGGGCAGCGGCAGGATCTCTACGGGCAGAATGGAGGCGAGAGGTGTCCCGTACCAGCGCCCATGCCCGAATCGCCCCTGGAAGCTGAAATAGCCACCGCAGTACGCCAGGGCGCCACCCTGCTGGACGTACTTTACGATTTCCACCATACGGTTGGGTTGCCGGGACATCTTCTCCTGGCCCGGATAGAGCGCGAGGGTATCGTGGCCCACATCGCTAAGCACCAGCATCGCGTACTCCGCCAGTGCCTCGGCTGTACGGGGAAACCGCCCAAACGCCTCGTGCGGGGGCATGTGTTCAACCTCGTATCCCGCGCTTTCAAGCGCATTCCGCACGAAACCACTCATGTTGACCCAACGGTCAACGCCCGCTACCGCTTCTGCACCCTTCACCTCGATTTCGACTCGCATCGAACAGTCCCCGACGTACAAGACGCGCCTGTTCATGCCACACCCTCCGTCTTGATGGGCTCTTCTGAACCGCCCGCGCGGCTTGCCAGCCACGCCGCGCCGATGAGTCCCGCGTCCTCCTGGAGTTCGGATGCAAGCAGGCGGACGCGCCCGCGCAGGGGCTGCGGCAAGTGGTCGGGCAGGTAGGCGTGCAGCTGTTCGAGCAGCGCCTGGTGGCTTCGAGCTACCCCGCCCCCGAGCACGACCACGCCCGGGTCCGTGAGCGTAACAGCCGTGGCCAGTGCGAAGCCCAGGCGGCGGATCGCATCCTGAACAACCGAGGAAGCCACTGGATCCCCTCGTAGCGCGCGTCCAAGTACCTGTTCGGCCGAAATGGTCTCACCCTCGCCCAGGAGGCCTGCCTGCTCGGCATAACGGCTGGCGATCGCCCGCCCGGAGGCGTACAGCTCCACGCAACCCCGGTTACCGCAGTAGCAGACGGGCCCCTCGGGGTCGACGCTGACGTGCCCTAAATTGCCCCCTCCCCCGTTGGCGCCCCGGAGCAGGCGACCTTCCACCACCAGCCCGGCGCCGATTCCGGTCCCGATGCCCACGTACAGGAGGCTCGAGCTGTGCCGACCGGCTCCGAAACAAGCCTCTGCCAGAGCAGCGCAGTTCGCGTCGTTCTCGACGACCACCGGCACCGCAACTGCAGCCTCGACGGCCTGGCCCACGGCGGTGCCCGTCCAGCCCGGGAGGTTGTGGGTGGCCCAGCGGATAGCCCGCCCCGGGTAGTCGACGAATCCGGGGGTTGCCACTCCGACCGCTACGACCCGATCGTCGGCCCGGTGTGCCTCGTCGACCATCTGTCGCGCCAGCGTCACGACGGCCCGGAGAATGCTCTCTGCCCCACCGCTAACCGGGGTCGGCTCGACAGCCCTTACCCGGACGTACCCATCCGGTCCCACGACGCCAGCGGCGACCTTAGTGCCGCCGAGATCGACGCCCACGGTAACCCGGTCGCCCGCCAACTGCGTCCGACCCGTATCGATGCGCCCCGACGGCGCCATCAACCGCTCACCACCCATACGGGGCTCGTCCATGCCATCTCGCCATCCGTCTGAACGGCCCGCAGATAGTAGTAGCGAGCCGGGTCCGTGCGTTCGGCCGAATCTTCCCAGGTGAACTCAAGGTCCTGCTGGCCGTGGGGCTGCATCACGGCAGTCACTTCTCCGTCCCTGATCACGCTCACCTCGGCCAGCGGCGCCGTAGCCGATACCCAGGCTCGTACGACAGGGCGGACCGTCCTGGGTAGCGTCAGCTCGCCCCCCATCGGAGTCCCGCTCACTTCGAACCACACCAGGATGCGCGCTCCGGTGGTCGCGTACGTGCGGCGTCGGCGCATCGCGTCGAACAGGGCAGCTTCGGACAGGGTGTCCGCGTACACGGCGGTGAGGCCTGGCTTATGGCGAAGCGTTCGGTAAGGTCCCATATCGAGCACCGGGTTGCCAGGCTGGCTGCTGTGCGTGTCGCTGCCCGCGCAAAACCCGAATCGGTAGCCTCGCGCGAGCGCCTCCCGTATCGACCGGCCCGCCACCGCCCCCGACATCTCCAGTGGGCAGCCCGGGAATTCGGAGGCGCCGTGCATCGAGTAGATTTCGACCAGTCGCTCGATGTCCGCGTCGTGAGCCGCCCAGTCAGTGCCCATGAAGTGCGACACGACGGTATGGGGTACCACCAGCGCGCCGTCAGCCGAGCTCTGTTGGAGGCCCTGCCAGAGCTGCTCGGGGGTGGGTGCGTCGTCAGGTTCGTACCGGCGCATGGGGACGTCATCGTCGCGGAAATAGACGCACCGGTCACCGTATGGCCGTCCCGTCCACTCGTAACCCCGGAGCGCCGCAAATCGACCGGGGCGGCGGTGCCGACGGAGCACTCCGGCGAGCTGTTGCCACTCTTCGTCGGATAGCCGCTGTCGCTGCCGGGTGAACCAAGCGTGATGGTGCTCGATGTCGTGGTCGGCGATGGCGGAAAAGTCGAGTAGAGCTACGTCCCGGGCGTACGTCAGGGCAAAGTCCGCTGACCCGGCCCCGTCCGACAGCACGGTGTGAACGTGGGGGTCGCCCCAAAACGGACCACCCAACGTCAGGCCCGCCGGTACCGGTTCGACAGATCCGAAGACGCGGCACGGGTTGGAGCGCGCTGACAGGCCGAGCTCGAGCAGCGTGACTCGGAAGCGGTGCACGCCGGGGCCGGCCAGCCGCACGGTGGCGGCACCCAAACCCTCGATCACGCTGAAGCAGTCGGCTCGTGCGGCGGCCAACGAACTCCCCTCCACAGCTAGCTCGGCGCAGCCGGAAGTCTGGCGCTGCAGGTTGCCGTACGCGTCCAGTACCGCCACCCGAACCGACACCGCTTGCCCGGCCAGGGCCGACGAGGGGGCCACTACGTGCAGGTGAGCCGGGGGGCCAGGCTCGACAGCCAAGTCGGCCCAGGCGTCGAGCACGAAGCGACCATCCCCGGCTTCGTCGACTTCTACCTCAAAGCGAGCTGGCAGGTCGGTCACCCACGGCTGAAACTGCGCGCCGTCGGGGTCGCCGCCGTAAGCCAGCTCGACGGTGTCGCCCGGAACAAGGCGGCCACCGGTCAGGTTGAGCTGGACGTGCCGGCGGCGCACGATCTCGCCAAGCACCAGCGCACGGCCTCGCACGTCCCAGCGTACTTGGCCCGGCCCCGGTTCTAGCGACGGGGGCGTCCACCCGAGCGGTATTCTCACTCGAATCGACGCCCCTGCGCTCAACGGCCGCACTGGCCGCAGCATCACGCACAACCGTCCGGAGCCGCCGGCTCGAACCGGTCCCGGCGGGACCACGCCGATGCGTACCCAGCGGCCTGCTGCGCCGGCGGACCGCTCGCGTCGCTCCGCTCGCTCCGCCGTTTGTCGCTGCTCACGTCGTTCCATGCCGCTTCGCTCACTATGCTCCGGCTGGGGCTGGCACCCGGACGGGAGCCGCGGACCCCCGGGCAACCAACTCGGGTGCAAGCGTAACGTGCCGCTGCTGTGGGGTACGGCCCCTCGCCAACTGGATGGCCATCTCCGCGGCGATCGCCCCCTTGTCAAATCCCGGCTGGCGCACCGTGGTCAGCGGAGGCTGCAGATAGCGGGCCATTGAGATGTCGTCGAATCCGACCACCGAGACGTCCTCAGGCACTCGACGGCCGTTTTGGACGAGCGCCTTCACAACGCCGATGGCCATCAAGTCGCCCGCGGCGAAAATAGCCGAAAGGTCGGGCCGCATGGCCAGCAGCAGATGGGTCAGGCGATAGCCGCTTTCTTCCGAATAGTCGCCTTCTGCCACCAGCGCCGGGTCGAAGAAGATCCCGTAGCGTTCGAGCGCCTGGCGGTACCCAGCCACTCGCCTCACAGTCGTCATGTGGTTGGCCGGACCCGTCACCATGGCGATGGTCCGGTGTCCGTACCGGATCAAGTGCTCGACGGCCATGAACGCGCCGGCTTCGTTATCGACATCGACCGTGTAAACGCGCTCACTGTCCTGATAACGACAGGTGAGTACGACTGGGTACCCGCCCTCCACCACCCGCGCGACCCGGGGGTCAGTTGCCGGCACGCTCATGAAGACCATAGCGCCGATCTGGTTCGTGGCGAGAAGAGAGGCATAGGGCAGATTGCTCTCTCCGGTGTACAGCATCACTTGATAACCGTTCTGGGATGCGACGTGCCCGATGCCCCGGAGCACTTCGGAGAGAAAGGGATTGCTGAAGGCAATGCGAGGCTCGTGGCCGATGACGACACCAATGGTTTGGGCCGGTGCCCCAGCCAT
The DNA window shown above is from Bacillota bacterium and carries:
- a CDS encoding glutamine amidotransferase; translated protein: MNRRVLYVGDCSMRVEIEVKGAEAVAGVDRWVNMSGFVRNALESAGYEVEHMPPHEAFGRFPRTAEALAEYAMLVLSDVGHDTLALYPGQEKMSRQPNRMVEIVKYVQQGGALAYCGGYFSFQGRFGHGRWYGTPLASILPVEILPLPDDRVEAMQGVTPRIIDRSHPITRGIPWDTCPVVLGYNRTGAARHGATLLGEVEGDPFLAAWEVSQGRVMVLTTDPAPHWGVYFCQWEHYPTFWRQAADWLTRQA
- a CDS encoding ROK family protein, with protein sequence MDEPRMGGERLMAPSGRIDTGRTQLAGDRVTVGVDLGGTKVAAGVVGPDGYVRVRAVEPTPVSGGAESILRAVVTLARQMVDEAHRADDRVVAVGVATPGFVDYPGRAIRWATHNLPGWTGTAVGQAVEAAVAVPVVVENDANCAALAEACFGAGRHSSSLLYVGIGTGIGAGLVVEGRLLRGANGGGGNLGHVSVDPEGPVCYCGNRGCVELYASGRAIASRYAEQAGLLGEGETISAEQVLGRALRGDPVASSVVQDAIRRLGFALATAVTLTDPGVVVLGGGVARSHQALLEQLHAYLPDHLPQPLRGRVRLLASELQEDAGLIGAAWLASRAGGSEEPIKTEGVA
- a CDS encoding CehA/McbA family metallohydrolase, yielding MRIPLGWTPPSLEPGPGQVRWDVRGRALVLGEIVRRRHVQLNLTGGRLVPGDTVELAYGGDPDGAQFQPWVTDLPARFEVEVDEAGDGRFVLDAWADLAVEPGPPAHLHVVAPSSALAGQAVSVRVAVLDAYGNLQRQTSGCAELAVEGSSLAAARADCFSVIEGLGAATVRLAGPGVHRFRVTLLELGLSARSNPCRVFGSVEPVPAGLTLGGPFWGDPHVHTVLSDGAGSADFALTYARDVALLDFSAIADHDIEHHHAWFTRQRQRLSDEEWQQLAGVLRRHRRPGRFAALRGYEWTGRPYGDRCVYFRDDDVPMRRYEPDDAPTPEQLWQGLQQSSADGALVVPHTVVSHFMGTDWAAHDADIERLVEIYSMHGASEFPGCPLEMSGAVAGRSIREALARGYRFGFCAGSDTHSSQPGNPVLDMGPYRTLRHKPGLTAVYADTLSEAALFDAMRRRRTYATTGARILVWFEVSGTPMGGELTLPRTVRPVVRAWVSATAPLAEVSVIRDGEVTAVMQPHGQQDLEFTWEDSAERTDPARYYYLRAVQTDGEMAWTSPVWVVSG
- a CDS encoding LacI family DNA-binding transcriptional regulator yields the protein MDRRPTIADVAKLAGVSARTVSRVINARGYVSSETRDRVLSVIRSLQYQPNPVARAMAGAPAQTIGVVIGHEPRIAFSNPFLSEVLRGIGHVASQNGYQVMLYTGESNLPYASLLATNQIGAMVFMSVPATDPRVARVVEGGYPVVLTCRYQDSERVYTVDVDNEAGAFMAVEHLIRYGHRTIAMVTGPANHMTTVRRVAGYRQALERYGIFFDPALVAEGDYSEESGYRLTHLLLAMRPDLSAIFAAGDLMAIGVVKALVQNGRRVPEDVSVVGFDDISMARYLQPPLTTVRQPGFDKGAIAAEMAIQLARGRTPQQRHVTLAPELVARGSAAPVRVPAPAGA